In Phoenix dactylifera cultivar Barhee BC4 chromosome 11, palm_55x_up_171113_PBpolish2nd_filt_p, whole genome shotgun sequence, the following are encoded in one genomic region:
- the LOC103714351 gene encoding uncharacterized protein LOC103714351 produces MLLVPATKFFKDLLKKPQTTKELHIVDLSDGTKWIIDDKIVVDLLKKYKSAPDHKTKDEIIKLLQSRVASSSTKVEAGQSHEICQVSKDRAGGGLDGNRLDSGKPTHGGLPAKNQKYQESKITKDLQNLKLDTDNKAGKEKEVDIWIQKEINDSINNVFRTSKICGLQ; encoded by the exons atgctcCTAGTTCCGGCGACAAAATTCTTCAAGGATCTGCTGAAGAAACCCCAAACAACAAAAGAGCTTCATATCGTCGATCTGTCGgatggaactaaatggataatcGATGACAAGATTGTAGTCGATCTACTCAAAAAGTACAAGTCTGCACCTGATCACAAGACGAAAGATGAAATTATAAAACTTCTTCAG TCAAGGGTTGCTTCGTCGAGCACCAAAGTCGAGGCCGGCCAATCCCATGAGATTTGCCAAGTATCAAAGGACAGAGCAGGAGGTGGTTTGGATGGAAATCGTTTGGACTCCGGCAAGCCCACTCATGGAGGTTTGCCTgccaaaaatcaaaaatatcaagaGAGCAAGATAACCAAGGACCTTCAAAATTTGAAACTCGACACTGATAACAAGGCTGGCAAGGAAAAAGAAGTGGATATATGGatacaaaaagaaataaatgattcGATAAATAATGTTTTTAGGACCTCAAAGATTTGTGGCTTGCAGTGA